A genomic window from Triticum urartu cultivar G1812 chromosome 7, Tu2.1, whole genome shotgun sequence includes:
- the LOC125522348 gene encoding uncharacterized WD repeat-containing protein C2A9.03-like produces the protein MSLYDGGLAGVYPEEEDDRLADLAGDSDYDDDEYVQSISKASEDTSAMDVLKGKDIQGIPWERLTITRDGYRKSRLEGYTNFENIPNSGQLSEKVCTPVEKGQLYYEFAHNTRSVRPTIFHFQLRNLVWATTRHDVYLMSHMSVLHWSPLTSEKHEVIDLQGHVAPCEKHEGNFYEGFYRTHVSTLAVKNNLLVAGGFHGELICKFLDREGISYCSKSTHDDNGITNCLEIFEKPSGSVHFLASNNDCGLRDFDMEKFQMCNNFHFDWAVNHTSLSPDGKIIAVVGDNPDGVLVDANSGKMIHELSGHLDYSFASAWNPDGRTFATGNQDKTCRIWDARNLSKSVAVLGGNMGAIRSIRYTSDGKFLAMAEAADFIHIFDVGSGYDRKQELDFFGEIAGISFSPDTEALFVSVHDRNYSSLLQFSRRRFYSYLDSAL, from the exons ATGTCGCTGTACGACGGCGGGCTCGCCGGAGTGTACCCCGAGGAGGAGGATGACCGCCTCGCCGACCTGGCGGGGGACTCCGACTACGACGACGACGAGTACGTCCAATCT ATTAGCAAGGCGTCAGAAGATACATCTGCGATGGATGTCCTGAAAGGGAAGGACATACAGGGAATTCCCTGGGAACGGCTGACCATCACAAGGGACGGATATAGGAAGTCAAGACTGGAAGGGTATACGAACTTTGAGAACATACCTAATTCGGGACAATTATCGGAGAAG GTATGTACACCTGTGGAGAAAGGTCAACTCTACTACGAGTTTGCGCATAACACAAGATCGGTGAGACCGACCATTTTTCATTTTCAG TTGAGAAATTTAGTATGGGCAACAACAAGGCATGATGTTTATCTTATGTCACACATGTCTGTGCTTCATTGGTCACCACTGACCTCTGAGAAGCATGAGGTCATTGATCTTCAAGGACATGTTGCTCCATGTGAG AAGCACGAGGGGAATTTCTATGAGGGCTTTTATCGGACTCACGTTAGCACATTGGCAGTCAAGAACAACCTGCTGGTTGCTGGTGGCTTTCATGGAGAACTAATTTGCAAA TTTTTGGACCGTGAAGGAATAAGCTATTGTTCCAAGTCAACTCATGATGACAATGGCATTACTAATTGTCTGGAGATATTTGAGAAACCTAG TGGTTCCGTGCATTTCCTAGCATCCAACAATGATTGTGGACTAAGAGACTTTGACATGGAGAAGTTTCAAATGTGCAATAATTTTCATTTCGATTGGGCTGTGAAT CACACATCCTTGAGCCCTGATGGTAAAATCATTGCTGTTGTGGGGGACAATCCTGACGGTGTTCTGGTTGATGCTAATTCGGGGAAA ATGATTCACGAGCTCAGTGGTCATTTGGATTATTCGTTTGCATCGGCATGGAACCCAGACGGCCGGACATTCGCAACTGGGAACCAAGACAAGACATGCAGGATCTGGGACGCCCGTAACCTCTCCAAGTCTGTCGCTGTCCTGGGAGGCAACATGGGAGCCATAAGGTCCATCCGCTATACATCTGACGGCAAGTTCCTGGCAATGGCTGAAGCTGCAGACTTCATCCACATCTTTGACGTCGGGAGTGGGTACGACAGGAAGCAGGAGCTGGACTTCTTTGGTGAGATTGCCGGCATATCGTTCAGTCCTGACACTGAGGCTCTCTTTGTCAGCGTACATGATCGCAACTATAGCAGCCTCCTCCAGTTCAGTCGTCGACGGTTTTACAGCTACCTTGATTCAGCTTTGTGA
- the LOC125522576 gene encoding WPP domain-interacting protein 2, producing the protein MAVTATDMDRMANGAVESSAESPAAEAPPEARTKGRGLRRWRRIQREHRAEGPAAPATAAGGRGRADDDAAQLHKRRLPIGTAAPPKEKHEVAVEEVESSTASVESRFVPLEPVPAPAPAKLDPDLGLLVSSVGFSVGAGGADSDNSEDRSSKSSTAASAPRHDFPRERDRLRAHTAAAIHGKNHRTARARADRQSAHTAFSLAKAEADNSRWSVESDRRSSNAVHGRKQGVGSIGNGIHKELSDGDDHSDEGQPSDEMRSTAGGYCTQSGSSVVGKLGGGNGDSGDADVEDTFDEGGVGKGEMGLEMNSCANPFAESILSLQRTQEALENEIRNFVVIGKESTDDLDARDDEWSNSLHIEESVEEANEKRKDLESRVEQASILIKEKDSRILELEALSRTRAWRSAIQSANNQLLQPDLDQLLQEKMEAEIQCIILTRASQTWTPVAEDRKALYKEQKCLLGDYKQLELKLRSAENRAAILGEMVEKLEAQCKELSASAEILQLQSRTSSASLLCFIQFILLLIAIGIYVVRLSPSSAEFVPT; encoded by the exons ATGGCAGTCACCGCGACCGACATGGACCGCATGGCGAACGGCGCCGTCGAGTCCTCCGCCGAGTCCCCGGCCGCGGAGGCGCCTCCGGAGGCCAGGACCAAAGGCCGCGGGCTCCGTCGGTGGCGCCGTATCCAGCGGGAGCACCGCGCGGAAGGCCCCGCTGCCCCCGCCACTGCCGCTGGTGGCAGAGGTCGTGCAGATGACGACGCGGCACAGCTCCACAAGCGCCGGCTGCCCATCGGCACCGCCGCGCCCCCCAAGGAGAAGCACGAGGTGGCCGTCGAGGAGGTGGAGAGCTCCACCGCTTCCGTCGAGTCCCGCTTCGTCCCACTGGAGCCAGTGCCGGCGCCGGCGCCAGCGAAGCTGGACCCGGATCTCGGCCTGCTCGTCTCCTCCGTCGGCTTCTCGGTCGGCGCAGGCGGCGCTGACTCCGACAACAGCGAGGACCGGAGCAGCAAGTCCTCCACCGCCGCGAGCGCCCCGCGCCACGACTTCCCGCGCGAGCGAGACAGGCTGCGTGCTcacaccgccgccgccatccACGGGAAGAATCACCGGACCGCGCGCGCGCGAGCCGACAGGCAGAGCGCTCACACAGCCTTCTCCCTGGCCAAGGCCGAGGCCGATAACTCTCGTTGGAGCGTCGAGTCCGACCGCCGCAGCTCTAATGCCGTCCACGGCCGGAAACAGGGGGTCGGCAGCATCGGCAATGGCATCCACAAGGAACTTTCTGATGGTGATGACCACAGCGATGAAGGGCAGCCAAGCGATGAGATGCGATCAACAGCTGGAGGTTACTGCACGCAGAGTGGGAGTAGTGTGGTGGGAAAATTGGGTGGCGGAAATGGTGATTCTGGTGATGCTGATGTTGAGGACACATTTGATGAGGGGGGTGTTGGGAAGGGTGAGATGGGATTAGAGATGAACTCATGTGCCAACCCATTTGCGGAATCTATTTTGTCACTTCAGAGAACGCAGGAAGCTCTCGAGAATG AGATACGGAACTTTGTGGTGATCGGGAAAGAATCAACCGATGATCTTGATGCACGTGATGATGAATGGAGCAACTCGCTCCACATTGAGGAATCTGTTGAAGAAGCAAATGAAAAGAGAAAGGATCTTGAGTCAAGGGTGGAACAAGCATCAATACtgatcaaggagaaggattcaagAATACTTGAACTAGAAGCTCTCAGCCGGACGAGGGCGTGGAGAAGTGCAATTCAGAGTGCTAACAACCAGCTGTTGCAGCCGGATCTTGATCAACTGCTCCAGGAGAAGATGGAAGCGGAGATTCAGTGCATCATCCTGACAAGAGCCTCTCAAACCTGGACACCCGTTGCCGAGGATCGGAAAGCTCTCTACAAGGAGCAGAAATGTCTGCTTGGCGACTACAAGCAGCTCGAACTCAAACTGCGTAGTGCCGAGAACCGAGCGGCAATACTAggggagatggtggagaagctggAGGCGCAATGCAAAGAGCTCTCTGCGAGTGCAGAAATCTTGCAGCTGCAATCTAGAACAAGCTCCGCGTCACTGTTATGTTTCATCCAGTTTATACTGCTGCTTATTGCCATAGGCATCTATGTTGTGCGTCTGTCTCCATCCTCGGCCGAGTTTGTACCTACGTGA